From Lolium perenne isolate Kyuss_39 chromosome 5, Kyuss_2.0, whole genome shotgun sequence, a single genomic window includes:
- the LOC127302417 gene encoding uncharacterized protein, whose product MGLEETQKRLLSLSHQNLQSFCKQYNLPANKTHSQLASSLAVLLEKEKLNSGPEREKIGSTQASPVPSSPATPSAVLPNNKEASRCGQDNHKRGTYSDRDDADRPHVKHQKVSKKQADAALTSGTRTSLPPVSVNNGKVDCFSSCSGQGIAHNVNSQTADGVATSSTALELKTGNHVSAAPVNDTISFIASHPVPNGVVSESRSHKKVGGSGIEKGSGSSNDIPAKKNSPFHLFVMSDEGIDLFCDLDSTPGDWIDSFKGGVSIPPSIHHTETEMLSNSISSLRSKNDQNANSSSDNIIMNVENKGPESIAAQTNSSLGSTDCENSRSRFCPPDRTVNSSSPTSTLPGTLGETSGSQEGVPVVHSSCLTSDVQNNMSLDMMAAALGNNMLPQESVDVSALSGRGHAPLPYDSVQPTKEDMLSPGKTKVCVKTGCTQDVVVISDSDEDSSAPFVDKQEMPGATSGVKLTRNSDTNEVLTEGVPIEAVPMEEDNSHGDTLSIDQIAKQTVAGLPATDAQSDASSADRGVAGNFNLADPTTSSVAPDNAITPLASKHGAEAANSQASEGLPSVRTRNILFSLRSAAARRTRSSTVPRHTRSSTVPRQTRSTTVPRRSPRLVPQ is encoded by the exons ATGGGGTTGGAGGAAACGCAAAAACGTCTCCTCAGCCTTAGTCACCAGAACCTGCAATCGTTCTGCAAGCAGTATAACCTTCCTGCCAACAAGACCCACTCTCAGTTAGCTTCCTCGCTCGCCGTGCTTCTCGAG AAGGAAAAACTTAATTCAGGACCTGAAAGGGAAAAAATCGGTTCTACACAGGCTTCTCCTGTTCCGTCTTCTCCTGCTACGCCTTCTGCCGTGTTACCAAACAACAAAGAAGCATCCAGAT GTGGGCAGGATAACCACAAAAGAGGCACGTACAGTGACAGAGATGATGCTGATAGGCCGCATGTAAAGCATCAAAAGGTGTCTAAGAAACAAGCGGATGCAGCATTGACAAGT GGCACCAGAACGAGTCTTCCTCCTGTTTCTGTTAACAATGGAAAAGTAGACTGTTTTAGTTCATGTTCTGGACAAGGGATTGCTCATAATGTGAATTCTCAAACTGCTGATGGTGTTGCAACTAGCTCAACAGCTCTAGAGCTTAAAACTGGAAATCATGTGTCAGCTGCTCCTGTAAATGATACAATTTCTTTTATAGCAAGTCATCCTGTCCCTAATGGGGTGGTGTCAGAGTCTCGCAGCCATAAGAAAGTTGGTGGAAGTGGTATAGAGAAGGGCAGTGGCTCGTCTAATGATATCCCGGCAAAGAAGAATTCTCCTTTTCATCTTTTTGTGATGTCAGATGAGGGGATTGATCTATTTTGTGATCTTGATTCCACTCCAGGAGATTGGATTGATAGCTTCAAGGGGGGAGTGAGCATCCCTCCAAGTATACATCACACTGAAACTGAGATGCTCTCTAACTCTATTAGCAGTCTTCGGAGTAAGAATGATCAGAACGCAAATTCGTCATCGGATAATATCATTATGAACGTAGAAAACAAGGGACCTGAGAGCATTGCTGCTCAAACCAATTCATCACTAGGTTCAACTGATTGTGAGAACTCTCGCTCTAGGTTCTGTCCACCTGATAGAACTGTAAACTCAAGTTCACCTACATCCACACTGCCTGGTACTCTTGGTGAAACTTCTGGATCTCAAGAGGGAGTTCCAGTGGTACATTCTTCATGCTTAACATCTGATGTTCAGAACAACATGTCACTTGATATGATGGCTGCTGCTTTAGGTAATAACATGCTTCCTCAAGAATCTGTTGATGTCTCAGCATTGTCTGGAAGAGGCCATGCACCCCTGCCCTATGATTCCGTACAGCCAACTAAAGAAGACATGTTGAGTCCTGGTAAAACCAAAGTTTGTGTCAAGACTGGCTGCACTCAGGATGTTGTGGTTATAAGCGATTCTGATGAAGACTCGTCTGCGCCATTTGTGGACAAACAGGAAATGCCAGGTGCTACTTCAGGGGTTAAGCTTACCCGCAACAGTGATACAAATGAAGTCCTAACGGAAGGTGTACCAATTGAAGCAGTGCCGATGGAAGAAGATAATAGTCACGGTGACACTTTGTCAATTGATCAAATAGCCAAGCAGACAGTAGCTGGACTACCTGCCACAGATGCCCAGTCAGATGCTAGTTCTGCAGACCGTGGCGTTGCTGGAAACTTCAACCTTGCAGACCCGACAACATCATCTGTTGCTCCG GACAATGCTATTACTCCCCTGGCCTCAAAGCATGGCGCAGA GGCAGCTAATAGTCAAGCTTCTGAGGGGTTACCGAGTGTGCGTACGAGAAATATACTATTTAGCTTAAGAAGTGCTGCTGCTAGGCGGACCAGGTCTTCTACAGTGCCTAGGCATACCAGGTCTTCTACAGTGCCTAGGCAGACCAGGTCTACTACAGTGCCCAGACGGTCACCAAGGCTTGTCCCACAG TGA
- the LOC127298310 gene encoding mitochondrial carrier protein CoAc1-like, whose amino-acid sequence MVSLAETIGVFDAAVGSTPAYAREMLAGGVAGVMAKTAVAPLGRVKLLRRIGAAPGADAEGALRTLVGIYRREGFLGLYRGNGANALRVFPSKALHFAAYDRYRGWLGGAGGALVDLLAGSAAGGTALLATYPLDLARARLACGDGACTSVRGVLRAAYAERGLYRGVRPALARALPKSGIKFWAYESLKRRLPEGWGARAEAQMACGVAAAQLASTATYPLAVVRRRMQLGLCAGGGVLEGVRTIAREEGVRRLYAGLGIAYVKAVPSAAIGLVAYDQMKALMKLPVPGT is encoded by the coding sequence ATGGTCTCCCTCGCCGAGACGATCGGAGTTTTCGACGCCGCGGTCGGCTCGACGCCGGCCTACGCCAGGGAGATGCTCGCCGGCGGCGTCGCGGGCGTAATGGCCAAGACGGCCGTGGCCCCGCTGggccgcgtgaagctcctccgcCGTATCGGCGCCGCGCCCGGGGCGGATGCCGAGGGCGCCCTCCGGACGCTCGTCGGGATCTACCGCCGAGAGGGTTTCTTGGGGCTCTACCGCGGCAACGGCGCCAACGCCCTGCGCGTGTTCCCGTCCAAGGCGCTCCACTTCGCCGCCTACGACCGGTACAGGGGCTGGCTCGGCGGCGCCGGCGGGGCTCTCGTGGACCTCCTTGCCGGCTCGGCCGCCGGCGGCACCGCGCTGCTCGCCACGTACCCGCTCGACCTCGCCCGCGCGCGCCTCGCCTGCGGCGACGGCGCCTGCACGAGCGTGCGCGGCGTCCTCCGTGCCGCGTACGCGGAGCGCGGGCTGTACCGCGGCGTGCGCCCGGCGCTGGCGCGCGCGCTGCCCAAGTCGGGGATCAAGTTCTGGGCCTACGAGTCGCTGAAGCGGCGGCTCCCCGAGGGCTGGGGCGCGCGCGCGGAGGCGCAGATGGCGTGCGGGGTGGCCGCGGCGCAGCTGGCCAGCACGGCCACGTACCCGCTGGCCGTGGTGCGGCGGCGGATGCAGCTCGGGCTATGCGCcggcggcggcgtgctggaaggCGTCCGCACCATCGCGCGGGAGGAAGGCGTGCGGCGGCTGTACGCCGGGCTGGGGATCGCGTACGTCAAGGCGGTGCCGTCGGCGGCCATCGGGCTGGTGGCGTACGACCAGATGAAGGCTCTCATGAAGCTGCCGGTGCCGGGCACGTAG